The DNA sequence AAGTAGTCATGACTCATAACATTAATCCTACATTCGCTACTTGCTAGGTGAACAGCTCTAGTGGACTTATAAGTAATTTTAGGAAAAGGACAATGATAGGGCCACCGAGAAAGGTGACCCTGCATTATTTCAGTAGTacaaattgcatttttttttcaaacattttttaaacacttttaaacattttgaaaaagaaaaatcacaaaacttccttaaccattaagtaaacaaacaaacaaaaaaacacacacacacaaatacgTAGCTTCTCTTGATAGCTTCTCTCGGTGGGAGAAGCATTTTCCTTGGGAAAATTACAAATTGACGGGTTTAAAGTTATGACACAAATATGGCTAACACTTTCCCTGGGTTATTACATTTGACATCAGAGCCAAATTATCAACTATAAATGTAGTCCTGGAGCCATGTCACCTACAATGAATGACCTGACAAGTCaagatttttttaagtagaagtCAAGAGTTTAAAGAGTGGTGAACGGATCCCATATTGCCTGATATAGAGAGGTTATTGCCCTTTATAATAATTGTAATGGGCTGtaacattgactagtcctttggAGTATAAACAcagatgtggcttgggctttCCTTGGATATAGAATAGACCTAAATAAGCCTTGTGAAGTTGAAAGATCTAATCCATAATCTAAGGCATCATGTTCTATAGGCGAGCTTACCAGGCTGTACGTTGTCCATAAAATTGCTGCAAAAGAAAGAGTGGTGTGCCTAAAAAAACGTTGTCATTTGCCGAACTTCCCATGTGACTGCCTTCCTCATGTATGTTACACACAAATGAGAATTGTAAAAGTACTGCTTTCTCTTCCTAGGAGTAATGTGATTGATAAAATTACAGGTATATGTTTTATACATATATGTTCTATCATGTGAAACATATTGCGCATGCTGCTGAGTAAGACACTCTGTTTAACCTAAAGGCTGAGTAAAGACACTCTATTTAACCTAAAGGGTGGTGAAAGCcacttgtatatttatttttagagttaTACTACACAGAAGCCTCACACCTCTACacacaacttaaaaatatgcaattttacttttttatcctcatatttcatattgaattgaaatatgaaatataatggtaaaaaagtaaaataatatgttttttaagtgatgtgcaaggtgtgaggcttatgtctagaatttttgttatttttattagtgCAGCGAGGGGTGAAAAAAGGACTTCCCGAGAGGTCACCTATCATAGTACTACTCTCACCCAAGCACATTTAACTgtggagttctgatgggatccggtgcattggTGTTGGTATGACCGCACCCAAAgccacgtgtatatatataggggaATTATGACTTAATCAACAGACTTCATAGATTTATGCTCTTCAATTCTTATAATCTGTTTCCCCtaagtaataaaaaagattaaactTCACATGGTAAATAAAGAGAGCCACTGAGTACATTTGGTGCAAGGAGACTACgtttaagaaaatgtttttgcaGTAAAATGTTCATTTGACCAAACCCCTCACACCTTCAATCTGATTGCATGCTAAAACCTTCTTTTCAGCATCCATTAATGATGGTAATGCTCCACAACTCAGCATATGATGAACTCCATATGAGTCAAATTCACAAATCTAGAACTGCATGCACCAACAGTTCCcatgttgaaaaataattgaaaacttACATGCTAAGGCCTAAGATGAACCGGAGGTCTGGAAGGCTTATATACAACAATCAACTAAAACTGTgtgaaaagtttaaaaaaaatgcttgcAGAAAAGGGTAAAGAGAGAAGAGCCTCGATAATTAGGTCAACtcaaccccaaggggttggcccaagtggtgaaggccttggtcttggggtatcactcccttcaaggtctaaagttcaacacctcatgggtgtaAACAATCCTTTAGAGCCACACCTCCGGCAGCAATTTAACCAATTCCGTATAGAGAAACTTCCTAGGGTGCAGTGCACGGGACCAAgatttactctgcaggggtgggtccgaagggccctgccttagAGAGGTTCCCGAagtccaaaaaaacaaaaaattaggtCAACTCTATCTAAtcaaaagcaaaaaattagGTCAACTATCGAATTAACATACCATGCTTTCACGATTCGAAGGCAAATAATACATTCAACAATTTAgaaactaaacacaacctaaagagaagaaaattaaaagtacGGATAACTAAAGAAATCAACataaaacttcaaaatatttCTAATCCTCTCTCATTACTGGTTAAAATACAAGCCAACAATAAAATTCCTGAACATATCCACAATAATTATGTTTCTCAAACTTCAATAATTCATAGCATGAAACCACAGAAGATCGACCCACATAAACCTAGACAGAACCAACAGCAGATTACACCCCCACGGAAAtactatattttttctatttcttggtATTGCTTTTACCTCCACCGGAGGCGTCCCCTCCCGACCCCGCCTGTGCCGCTTTCTTCGCGGTCTTCTCTTGCAGCGCCTTTGCGTCCCTGCCCACacaaaccaaaatcaaaaccaaacttataaaaattttcagaagagtgaaaaaataagaagaaaaacaactAAGAAGTAAagcgaagagagagagagagagagagagagagaggaaggaaaaGGACCTCTCACGACGCTGTTCAGGAGTCAAACCATCGTCTTTGCCCTTGGCACCCTTGCCGGTGCGAGACTGAGCCCTCTCGCGATCGCGATCTCTCTGGTTGCCGCGTGAAGATCGGAATTAAGGGAAACCAAAACGAACTGAACGAACGAACATAAAGACCAAAGAAATTGTTACGTCGTAAAGCAAGTATTCTAACCGATTAGATGCACAAAATTAAGGAATTCAGAAGCATaagaaaaccctaaaatccGGAAAAAGGATATGAGTCATGGTCAGATCTGATCTGATCGAGACGAAGCAGAATTGAGAAATCGGGAAGGTAAAGGCCAATGGGAGTGCCGATAGATTGGATTATTCTCTTTTAATATTGTGCACCGcttattcttcttctactctctctctctctcccccgaTTTTCTCTCTCCCGATTTTTTGGTTTGCTTGTAattctaattttgaaaattctatttCATGTGCTTTTGTTTTCATCTAAATCATTTATTctcatattaataaattctatttcatgtgattttaactttcatctaaattatttattcttatattaataTGTTAATAATGGATAAAAATGCAACGTCAGCACCAATTAATATTTGCCAcgtatcatctacaaaaaataatcattaaaaattaaaaaaacaacttaaGATGGGTTCACCTAAACCACCCACCCATGGCTTGGGGCACCGCTTAAGATGACCAAGGCCATGCCAGGTCTACCAAGTATGATtgagtaaaaattttaaaaataaatttgaaaatttgattctaaattgggctttgttttggttttattttgattttgacaaAACGAAATCAgagttagattattttttaattctttagtTAGAGTTGGAGGTGTCGCTCGACCAATTTTAAATCCGATTCGACTCTAATTTTGATATTGtacacatattataaaaatatttatctatctaTATACTTATCATATATGCTAGTATAGTTAtgtaactatataactataatttatatagttaagttcaataatatactagtatgagctaattattataagaataatacaATTATGCCTTCTCAATTTGTCCGCtcgtatatttaattatttttttaatttttttcttaatggttaaaaaaatgactattagtgtttttttatttttttattttttaaaaaaatttaaacatgtttaaaaaatgtttgaaaaaaaaagagtagaatttGAACTAAGAGGCACAATGAGCAGGCACCTGCAGGCAGCATAGTAGCACCGCTcttactataaaataatatacttatattataatataaataggctaatgatagtttaatatatgtaaacatcatagtattactactttacataatcaagtatacaAATAAGCTAGacactagtatttaaataagtctagtataattaagttaataacacatttactaatttactaaaatataataacatgtaattagacattatagtataagtcttgtacaaaaataaattagacactagtataaaaataactaataagtctagtataataagttaataacatataataataatttactaaaatataataacatgtaattgaCACTAGCAATAAATCTAGtgtagaaataagttataaataagttagatactagtataatataataacatataatactatagtataataacaagtaattagacactaaaaataaaatgtaatactaTAGGATGATAACattaattagacactatagtataagtctactttaaaaataagttaggtattagtatagaaataaattagcagtgaatgatttagttttaattttaatttttttaaaaaaattaaaatttaaaaacccacaaaaatttcttttttaaaatgcactaaatatgaagctaaaaGAAAGTTCAAATCCGATTCCAATTCAACAAATCGAAGTCATATCGGAGCTTACACAAATCGAAATGTGAGttagaatttgaatttgaactcGAGTCAAACTCCGACTAAGGCGGTGTTCACCCCTATTGCCAAGCGTCACTTGGGTGTCAATGTGCCACACGCCCCACTTGGATAGTCTCAAGCAGCATCTAAATGCAATCAAAATGGGTAAtgataaaattacaatttttttataattactttacaACTTATTTTGAGTcaattaatgtaattataacacttcattaaaaaataattttaattttacataacaaccattcattttaaataaagtgataacatatttatagactaattataagtttattattttctgaCCAAAATTCTTTATGGTTCGTCCAGACACTAATGCCTAGGTGGACCtaagttgttttggttttttatatttaatttttaatttttatatgatatgtggCACTCAATGGTAGGTTTTTGGCATGGTGTTTTAACAGATTATTAACAAAATTGACTGATTTGATCAAAATCGAAAGGACAAAATGCAAACTACAAGGACCATTTCAATATTTAACCTTTTAAATTAtggttatttttaaattttattggCAAGATACAATCACATGAAAAATACGAAAATACaatctttcattttcaattttatcatcTCTAATTATTTCAGTTAACGTAGtgtattttaaaatgattttcattaaGAATACAGCTTTTCATCCCCCTATTTTAAGTCATAATTTATTAGATCTGCCACCTTGGCATCCTCTCTAAGTTCTGAGATTGAAAATTGAATGTTATGATTGAAAGGAATTGGTAGCCACTTGTCTTTCTAATTCCTCACATTGTTTCCATTTTCAATTCTCCAATATAAACCATCCTCCAGCAAGCTTCTACCTACCATGATACTTCTCTACACATATGAAGGTCTAGGGCCTAACCTTGCATTCAAGAAATCACACCGAGGAAAGTTCTTCTCTTTAAAAATTCTTGCAGGTAGTGAATTTGGGTGATTTAGGATTCTCCAACATTGTTTTGAAAGCATTGCTAATTGAAACTTTTAAAGTCCCTAAAGCCTAAACCACCAAATTCTTTAGAAAGACCCATCTGGTCCCAACTCACCCATTGAATCTTAAAATGGTAATCGCCC is a window from the Juglans regia cultivar Chandler chromosome 7, Walnut 2.0, whole genome shotgun sequence genome containing:
- the LOC109003445 gene encoding small EDRK-rich factor 2-like: MTRGNQRDRDRERAQSRTGKGAKGKDDGLTPEQRRERDAKALQEKTAKKAAQAGSGGDASGGGKSNTKK